In one window of Candidatus Zymogenaceae bacterium DNA:
- a CDS encoding sulfite exporter TauE/SafE family protein, translating into MFQLGIEMGLLIVVIAFFAEYLDSSLGMGYGTSLTPILLLLGFEPLQVVPAVLLSELITGFLAGFTHHALGNVDFRPKTMNVVEIARAFKSNGIVTSLRTNFPRSLKVVFLLSVLSIIGAVFAVFVALSLPTFYLKLFIGTIIFVVGIVLLCTINREFGFSWKKITLLGLVASFNKGISGGGYGPVVVGGQLISGVDGKSAIAITSIAEGCTCLVGVTAYLVTKSIIDWSLAPYLVIGAVISVPISGITVKSLNMKTMKTAISVFTIFLGAFTILKIII; encoded by the coding sequence ATGTTTCAACTAGGAATTGAAATGGGACTGTTGATCGTTGTGATTGCCTTCTTCGCGGAATATCTTGACTCCTCCCTCGGTATGGGATACGGCACCTCTCTGACCCCGATTCTTCTCCTGCTTGGCTTTGAACCTCTTCAGGTTGTGCCGGCTGTCCTTTTATCGGAACTTATCACAGGATTTCTCGCGGGCTTCACACACCATGCACTCGGCAATGTGGATTTCAGGCCGAAGACAATGAATGTCGTTGAAATTGCTCGTGCGTTTAAAAGTAATGGTATTGTCACAAGTCTCAGGACGAACTTCCCCCGCAGCCTCAAGGTGGTTTTTCTCCTGAGCGTGTTGAGTATTATCGGGGCCGTATTCGCCGTATTCGTTGCGTTGAGCCTTCCCACATTTTACCTGAAGCTTTTCATCGGCACGATAATCTTTGTCGTCGGCATTGTCCTTCTCTGCACGATCAACAGGGAGTTCGGTTTTTCCTGGAAAAAAATCACACTCCTTGGATTGGTGGCATCTTTCAACAAGGGCATCTCCGGCGGAGGCTACGGACCGGTCGTCGTCGGCGGACAGCTCATCTCCGGCGTCGACGGAAAAAGCGCCATCGCCATCACATCGATAGCGGAAGGGTGTACGTGTCTTGTCGGTGTTACGGCATACCTCGTCACGAAGAGCATAATAGATTGGTCGCTTGCCCCCTATCTTGTCATCGGAGCCGTCATTTCGGTTCCGATTTCCGGTATAACGGTGAAATCCCTGAATATGAAGACAATGAAAACCGCCATTAGCGTTTTCACGATCTTCCTCGGCGCTTTTACCATTCTGAAAATAATTATATGA